In Anomaloglossus baeobatrachus isolate aAnoBae1 chromosome 6, aAnoBae1.hap1, whole genome shotgun sequence, the genomic stretch TATATACAGCTATAAATTATGCTGAATATGTTTATACTCTAATGATGCACATAAATTATATAATCCAGTCTTCACTCTTCTTTGATTAGTTTACAGACACGAGCTATTGTATGTGTTATGTACacatggaatatacagtatgtgtaagtGCATTGGGAAAGTTCAGTCATGGTGGAACTTATAGTACCCCACTCTATATGCACATATGACCTACCCCTGGTTTAAGACATCTAACTTCATGCTAGCTCCTATCTTCAATCCTGaaacaatctatctatctatttatctattatctatctatctatttatctatccatctttctatctatctatctatctatctatccctctatctatccattatctatctatccctctatctatctatctatccatctatctatctatccattatctatctatccctctatctatctatctatctatccatctatctatccattatccatctatctatttatctatctatccctctatctatctatctatccattatctatctatccctctatctatctatcttccatctatctatccattatctatctatccctctatctatctatccatctatctatctatctatccattatccatctatctatttatctatctatccctctatctatctatcaatctatctatcaattatcgatctatctatttatctatctatccctctatctatctatctatccattatctatctatccattatctatctatctatctatctatctatatatctatcatctatccatctatctatactaCACACATAACTTCAATCCTGAAGCAAAGaaaatgtgtaatatatatatatatatatatatatatatatatatataaataaagtcCCTCTATGTAACTTCAGCCCAGAAACAAAAagaatgtgtatgtatataaagaGATAcagatatctatatctatctatctatctatctatctatctatatatatatgtggatatatatatatatatatatatatatatatatatatatatatatatatatatatatatatatatatatatacctttgaGCTAAAGCACATTGCAaacctgatacacacacacacacacacacacacacacacgtacatatatatacatgtgtgtgtgatatgtgtgtgtgtgtgtgtgtgtgtgtgtatcaggttTGCAATGTGCTTTGGCTctaatgtatgtgtatgtatatatatatatatatatatatatatatatatatctcatgtgTTTCGGGATTGTAAGGTGCTTTGCCTGTAGTGACTATGTATTGTGCTCCTCCTTACAGTGCAGCAGGTATACATTGTGTATACACATCTGGGTATGTCACATCCAGCTGTTTTTTGGATTGGGTCTCTTGCAGACTTTGTGACTTGCAGTTTTGTCTTGATAAACCCAGCAATAATGACAGAAGAAAACGAAGTAAATCCCAAACaaagccaggattgtatcatctgtGCTGCATTGTTAATACCTTTTCTAATCCGAAGCTATAAATGTGCCCTGGAAGATGTGGGATGAGAGGCAGCCTGGAGGGTGGGGAGTCTGGCCACTCAATTAGGGAGGCTAGTCAGTGACATGCTGCTATTAGTTGCTGTGCCCTGTGAGGAGGAGTGTGTGCTCGGCTGCTGATTATAACAGTTGGGGAAAGAGATGAGTCCAGATTGTGGGATCATTAATGGGAAGTTAGCAGTAGTTATCAGCAGCAGCTCCTGAGCCTCCTGCGCTTTGCCTTTTGCATTTCTTCAGCACCCTTGTAGAAGTTCTTCCCAGGATCTTCCAGGAGTCCTGTGCTGGCCAAGATAACCATGTGCAGCCCGAAGATGAGAGAGGGCAGCAGCTAGCATGTGTAACtcttgtctccctccctctctcttccccaggaTCGCAAAGGGAGAGATGCAGAGGGCGAGGAAATGGCAGGCAGTACTGGCCATCTCCTTACTGCTGGTCACCTCGACTGTTCATGGCATCAGTGAAGCGCAGGCAAGAGAGAGAAGAACTCTTCTAGATCTGATTGTGCAGGTCATTGGGGACAGTAGCACTAGCAGAGAGAGTGGCAAAGTCATTACAAGGCGGTACAGCGAGGGGACTGCTTACTCTGCAGAGCATGGTGGCCACCACAGGCTGTCCTCTAGGGAGAGGACTTCTCCAAAGACAAGCAGCAAGAGACCTTCAGGTAGGTGACCGTCCCTGAGGGTCCTGATCTCTGCCCCTTCCATTCATACCCAGGATAATCACCAAGTGTATGCAGTATAATCCATCCAGTAGTTTTATCTCCCTCCTGTAATCGCTTTAGAGGGGATTTCATGCTGATATCAGGTTGGGTTCATCTCTGCTCTATCTTCACACTGCAGAGTGTCCTGATAATTACAGTGAGGGCATATTCCCAGGGAAAGACCCCATTCTGTCATCTGCCCATAAGAGAAATAGGACAATTCCAGGTTATTGCATAGTACAGGAGTTCTCATGTCTCTGGTGCAGGAGTGATTGTGTCTTTCAGGTATTATGGTTCATCTTGTCACAGTAAATGTGGAAATGTTTACCTCCTGGAATAAGTCAGGAAACAATGAAGTTCTCACAGTTCTGAAGGGACATTATAGAGCAAATGATCAAAACTAGGAGGTTATTTCCCAACAATTCTTTTGAAGTTCTTCCAGCAGGATGTTATCAAACAAGTCTTATGATATTTCAATAAGTATTGATGCAACATTACAATTCACACTTGTTTGTCGCATCGCAACATGAATAAACAAAGGCATAAATCTGCATAAAAGGGACATAATAGTGTCATCTCTTCCAGGAATCCTGTGAATCTGACACTTTCTGAAATGCTCCATATAAAAGCATCATTTTTTAAGTTGCTCATATCAGTTTGGCAATGGTTTTCTGCATGAAATCCATTCGTCATGTCTATTAACACTTTACGTCAGGAccggtacattttttttttaaagtttagaaAATTCAGCAATGAAATGTTGTCAGTGAGTGAATGGAAATGCAAATCTCTATGTACACCATGCATTTTAACTGATGGATTTGTGCTTTTTATGGCATTTTTGTATGGTGTGGTTTTTTTGTGAAACTTAAGGGGCATCGTT encodes the following:
- the ALKAL1 gene encoding ALK and LTK ligand 1 isoform X1, with translation MQRARKWQAVLAISLLLVTSTVHGISEAQARERRTLLDLIVQVIGDSSTSRESGKVITRRYSEGTAYSAEHGGHHRLSSRERTSPKTSSKRPSEIFSRDSTLKEKFINHFAAKHHARSQSPSDQQDIPNTMDRAGPVVVSAECSHQFYRLYHNMKDCSTPNMYKRCARLLSRLAKNPLCAKQL
- the ALKAL1 gene encoding ALK and LTK ligand 1 isoform X2, with the protein product MCNSCLPPSLFPRIAKGEMQRARKWQAVLAISLLLVTSTVHGISEAQARERRTLLDLIVQVIGDSSTSRESGKVITRRYSEGTAYSAEHGGHHRLSSRERTSPKTSSKRPSEIFSRDSTLKEKFINHFAAGPVVVSAECSHQFYRLYHNMKDCSTPNMYKRCARLLSRLAKNPLCAKQL